A DNA window from Arachis hypogaea cultivar Tifrunner chromosome 18, arahy.Tifrunner.gnm2.J5K5, whole genome shotgun sequence contains the following coding sequences:
- the LOC112773079 gene encoding uncharacterized protein encodes MASLTPGVLSKLLESSGNKEARVTGEHRHALLQVIEIVPRFSHEDTWQSKGYFLKVSDSLHSAYVSVPENDAELIWSDKVQLGQFVYVTRLDSAKPSSSIPVVHGLNPLPKRRPCVGNPIDLVSSELLHVGANVNVDFRRSKKGSNVNKNKGLRKGEESSKGKLKGLGLRNNNGNCEKVVVEMRRLSLDSSRRAWDQSPVSKNGSGTPSSRFMLKSASSSPNVVHKKLPLKFESPLKSPTLSVSPLKNKNENLCPKPTSTPSSESTPRSKSSKSPSAGTVNSQLVKVPINVKNWSGVSVSWEDLPSPMCNLGKQVVTHRNLAFVAAVRALHEASAADTVIQCMCLFAELCESTQILSAGLLVKQFLELHQSLQRATMVLDSLLTPSPETKQSSHSTLEVPFHKNATSWVQAAIVTNLSKFNLFRAQGKGETLNGEKCHYVVIENSCEEMPTVNLAVQNNQNRATQTTLLPNSTAKRLPSKRNLLVAKNKYTDNKQYQSKESEIQEAATLAEKLLEASREWFLKYLEESLDDGFGLKSEEGSTEIACLLGQLKNVNHWLDNSVGGDKVDHRVENLRKSLYRFLLEHVDSAVASS; translated from the exons ATGGCGTCACTAACACCTGGCGTGCTCTCGAAGCTTCTAGAATCTTCGGGGAACAAGGAGGCTAGGGTGACCGGGGAGCACCGCCACGCGCTCCTCCAAGTGATCGAGATCGTCCCTCGTTTTTCCCACGAGGACACGTGGCAGAGCAAGGGCTACTTCCTCAAAGTCTCTGATTCCTTGCATTCTGCTTACGTCTCCGTACCTGAAAACGACGCCGAATTGATCTGGAGCGACAAGGTCCAACTCGGTCAGTTCGTTTACGTGACTCGCCTTGACTCAGCAAAACCCTCTTCCTCTATTCCCGTTGTTCATGGCTTGAATCCCCTTCCGAAACGAAGGCCCTGCGTTGGGAACCCCATTGACTTGGTTTCAAGCGAGTTGTTACACGTTGGAGCCAATGTGAATGTTGATTTTAGAAGAAGCAAGAAGGGTAGTAATGTCAACAAGAACAAGGGTTTGAGGAAGGGTGAAGAGAGTTCAAAGGGGAAGTTGAAGGGTTTGGGTTTGAGGAATAATAATGGTAACTGTGAGAAGGTAGTGGTGGAGATGAGGAGGTTGAGTTTGGATTCTTCTAGAAGAGCTTGGGATCAAAGCCCTGTTTCTAAGAATGGTTCTGGGACTCCTAGTTCGAGATTCATGCTGAAATCTGCTTCGTCTTCACCTAAT GTGGTTCACAAGAAGCTCCCTCTTAAATTTGAGTCTCCATTAAAATCCCCAACTTTGAGTGTCTCACCACTGAAGAATAAAAATGAGAACTTGTGTCCGAAGCCGACAAGCACTCCTTCGAGTGAAAGTACACCGCGCAGTAAGAGTTCTAAGTCACCAAGTGCTGGCACTGTTAATAGCCAACTTGTTAAGGTGCCCATCAATGTCAAGAATTGGAGTGGTGTGTCTGTATCATGGGAGGATCTTCCATCTCCCATGTGTAATCTTGGGAAG CAAGTTGTAACTCATAGAAATCTTGCTTTTGTTGCTGCTGTGAGGGCTCTTCATGAGGCATCTGCTGCAGATACTGTAATCCAATGCATGTG CTTGTTTGCGGAACTTTGTGAGTCTACCCAGATTCTCTCTGCTGGATTACTTGTGAAGCAGTTTCTAGAGCTTCACCAGAGTTtgcagagagcaacaatggtgttGGATTCTTTGCTCACCCCATCTCCTGAGACAAAGCAAAGCAGCCACTCTACCCTAGAGGTTCCTTTTCACAAAAATGCTACATCTTGGGTACAAGCTGCCATTGTAACCAATCTTTCTAAATTCAATCTTTTCAGAGCACAAGGAAAAGGTGAGACTTTGAATGGTGAAAAATGTCATTATGTTGTCATTGAGAATTCTTGCGAGGAAATGCCTACTGTGAATCTCGCTGTTCAGAATAACCAAAATCGTGCAACTCAGACAACTCTCTTGCCAAATTCAACTGCTAAAAGACTTCCTTCAAAGCGGAACCTGTTGGTGGCGAAGAACAAGTACACAGATAATAAGCAGTATCAAAGTAAAGAAAGCGAGATACAGGAGGCAGCAACTTTGGCAGAAAAATTGCTTGAGGCTTCTCGAGAATGGTTCTTGAAGTACTTGGAGGAATCGCTCGATGATGGATTCGGTTTGAAAAGTGAAGAAGGGAGCACTGAAATTGCATGTCTTCTTGGACAGCTGAAAAATGTGAATCACTGGTTAGATAATTCGGTTGGCGGAGATAAGGTTGATCATCGGGTAGAGAACTTAAGGAAAAGTTTGTACCGGTTTCTACTTGAACACGTTGATTCGGCAGTTGCATCAAGTTAG